Within the Halobaculum limi genome, the region TGAAGGTGGAAGCCGACGTAGCCGAGCACCGTCCCACCCTCGGCGTCGACGACGAGGCGGGCCCGCCCCCGTGCGGCGGCTTTCGTCTTGAACACGCCGTCGGAACTCGCCTCGCGTTCGACCTCGACCACCTCGTATCCCGCGTCACGAGCGGAGTCGGCGGTGTGGCCCACGCGAGCGTACGGGTACACCGCCGCGCCGGAGAACATCACCTCGTGAGTGATAGGGTCGTACTCCGCGAGGTCGTCGCCCGCGAGGTCCGCGAGGAGGTTCTCCGCTGCGAGGTGGCCCTGCTCTTTGGCGATGTGCAAGAGCGGCGTCCGACCGTTGGCGTCGCCGACGACGAACGTGTTCCCCGTGTCGTCGTCGACGGCACGCATCGTCGCGTCGACCCAGCCATCGCCCGGCGAGAGCGCCGTCGCGTCCAGGGCGAGACCGTCGACGTTCGGACGACGGCCGGTGAACAGAAACAGCGCGTCGGCGTCGACGCTCGCCCGGTCGTCATCGCGGTCGGTGTGGAGCCGGACACCGCCGTCAGCCGTCGTCTCGACCGACTCCTCGTACGTCTCGGAGAGTATCTCGATGTCGAACTCCTCCCGGTAGCAGTCGAGGAGGTCGTCACCGAAAGCGGCGGGCGCGTCGTCCAGCGGTCGCTCGTCGTGTTCGATCACGGTGAGGTCGACGCCCGCCTCCGCGAGGTACGCGACGAGTTCGATGCCGACGTAGCCGAATCCCATCACCACGCCCGAGTCGGGCAGGGTTCGTGCGTCGAGGACGTCCGCGCTGTCGTACCAGTCCACGTCGTCGATGCCGGGGAGGTCGGGAACGTTCAGCGTCGACCCGGTGGCGACGACGACGTAGTCGGGAGCGAGCGTCTCGCCACCGGACAGCGCCAGTTCGTGCGGACCGACGAATCGCGCCGTCTCGTGGCGAAACTCGACGCCAGCACCATCCGCGATGGAGTTGACTGCGGCGCGGCGGTGGGCCGCAAACGAGGTGACGTGTTCGTCCTTCCGGTCGACGACGCGGTCGAGGTCGAGGTCGGGAACGTCGCCGACGAGGCGGTCGTCGTGGCGGGCCTGATAGCGGTGGGCCGCCGCCGACAGCACCTCTTTCGAGGGCATACAGCCGCGGAGGATACAGAGGCCGCCGCCTGGTTCGCCGTCGTCGACGAGCGTGAGCCGATCGAGTGGCGCGTCGGGGTCCGCGGGGTCGGTATGGTCGGCGAGTCGCTCCGCGGCGGCGACGCCGGCGCTGCCGTACGCGCCGATGACTGCGACGTGCATGGCCCCCTCTCTCTCCTCCGACCCGAAGTAGTTACGCCCACCACTGCCGACGCCGACCGCCGCTGCAACAGGGCTATGTCCGGGCGGTCGATACGGTCGTGCGTGCTGAACACCGGCTTCCACGACCGCGGCGTCTACCTCCGAGACGCCGACACGCTCGTCGTCGCGGACCTCCACATCGGCCGCGCGGAGGCGTCCGACGTGGAGTATCCGCTGGGCGAGGCGGGCGACCTCACCGGGCGCGTCGAGGCGCTCTTGACGCGTTTCGAGCCGAGCGAGATGGTCCTCGCAGGCGACGTGCTCCACCGGTTCACCCACGCGTCGGTCGCGAGCGAGCGGTCGCTGGCGGGCGTCGTCGACGCCTGTCGCGACGCGGGAGCGCGACCCGTCCTCGTCCGCGGGAACCACGACACCGTCCTCGGCGACGTGTGGGACGGTGACGTCCACGACGCGTACGAACTTGACGCCCGCGTGCGCGGGTCGCCCGTCGTCGTCCGCCACGGACACGAGGCGCCGCCCGACGACGAGACTGCGGGGCTGTACGTCGTCGGTCACGATCACCCGACCATCTCCATCGAGGGGAGCAGACGCCCGTGTTTCCTGTACGCCGAGCGTGCGTATCGCGGCGCGGACGTGTTGATGCTCCCGGCGTTCTCCCGACTCGCCGCCGGTGTCGAGGTGAACGGAATGTACGCCCGCGACTTCCAGTCGCCGTTCGTCACCGACGCTGACGCACTCCGACCGATCCTCGCACGGTCGCAGACGGACGCCGCCAACGAGGACCACGACTCGGCAGCCGCTGTCGCCGACCCGCTGGAGTTCCCACCGCTTGGCGAGTTCCGTCGGTTGCTGTGAGGCGAGCAACGCTTTTGCCCTCGTGTGCGTCAAACGATAGCAATGGCCGCGATCAACGAGTGCCTCGGCTGCGGCGAGGAGTTCGACCACAGCGACGGGGAGTGCCCCGAGTGCGGGTGGAGCGCCGCCGACTTCGCCGGCCGCGGGCGCTACGGACTGGCGAAAGAGGGGCACGGCGAACCGGGGGACGAGGGCGACGGCGACCGCGGTGGGTCTTCGAGCGGGCCGCCGCCGGGACCCGACGGCCTGATCGGGTTCTGATCAGTCGGCGTCGGCGCGGTCCGATTCGTCGGGCACGACCGGGCCCCCCTCGCGCATCGACAGTGGGGGGCGGTCCGCTGCGTGGCGCGCGTCGTTGAGCGCGTCACACACCGTTCCTTGGCCACCCATGTTGACACCGGCGAGACGAGTTCGCTGTCTGACCAGTTCGAACTCGCCGGCGTCGATCGGTTCTCCCTCGGGCGTGCGGCACAGTTCTGGGTGGTCGTCATCGACGACTCCCGTCACGGCCGCTTTCTCGCGGTAGCGGACCAGCGGGTCTGCGTCGACGCGCACCGCGAGCGACCCATCTGGAACCCACACTGTGAGGCGGTCGTCGTCATCGTCGTCGCCGGTGGCGCCGAGAGGATCGCGGTCTGGCCACGCCACGTCGTCGTCGGTGAGCGCGACGATCTGATCGCCGGAGAGGCCGGCGTCGAGGAGCGCCCCGGTGGCGTCGTGTTGACGGGCGATCCGTGCCTTCCGGTCGAGTTCCGCCCGGACCGGCACCACGTCGCCGTCGGCGTCGGGGAACGCCTCGCCGAAGGGGAGGCCCTCGTTGATCCCGCGGTTGATCTCGCGTTCGTGCATGTGCTCGCGGAGGTCGATCTCTGCGCGGTCGACGCCCGGGAGCGACTCCACTTGGTCGCGAGCGTCGGCGGCCATCATCCAGGCGAACGCCGGGGAACACCACGCCGTCGGGAGCGTGAACGCGACGAACACCTCGCCGTCGTCGATCCTGATCTCCTCGACGTAGTCGAGTTCGACGATGGACGTGTCCAGTTCGGGGTCGGTGACGCGGTCGAGTCGCTCGCGGACCGCGTCGACGGTCGTCGACGCGGACGTCGACTCAGCCCGGGCGGACGACTCCCCTGAAGGCTGCGGGTCCGACGCCATCAGTCGTCCGCCGGCGTGGCACTCGTGCCGCCGGCGTAGTGGTCGCCGAGACCGAAGTCCTCGGTGACGCCGTCCGTTCGGAACTGCTCTTTCTTCGCCTCGATGTCGATGTCGTACAGTTCCGCGGCGTTCTCGCCGAGGATCTTCCGTTTGGTGTCGAGCCCGAACTCGACGCCGTACTCGTCTTTCTGCTCGTCGGTGAGTTCGGCGTCCATAAACGTCTCCACGAGCCAGTCGGGGTTCCACAGCGCGTAGTCCGACCCGAACAGCAGGCGGTCCTCACCGAGCCAGAACAGGAGTTCACCCATAATCTCGCCGAACTTCCGCGGGCGGTGGACCGCCAGCGGCGCGGCGACCGCGAGGCCGCCGTAGACGTTGGGTTCCTGCGCGGCGATCCAGCAGAAGTCGTCGAGTCGCGGCAGGCCGACGTGTTCGACGACGAAGTTCAGTTCGGGGAACGAGGTGGCCGCGTCGTCGACGTCGGCGACGTCGAAGGCGTCCCGGTTGAGCGGGCGGATGGTCGGCCCCTTGTGCGGGTGGATGTTCTCGATGCCGAGTTCCGAACACTTCTCCAAGAACTCGAACGACTCCTGTGAGTCGAGGCGCCACCCCTTCGAGTCGCCGTTCCACTCGGCGGTGTACAGTTTCACGCCCTGGATGTCGTACTCCTCCTTCTGTCGTTCGAGTTCCTCCATCCCCGCCTCGCCGTCACGCGGGTCGAACCGTCCGTTGAGGACGAACCGCTCGGGGTACCGCTGTGCGAGTTCGGCGTTGTCCTCGATGGTGTTGAAGCCGTCCGCGTAGAAGTCGCGGAGGTACGTCGGCTGGAAGATGCCCATGTCGACCGCGGCGTTGCCGAACAGGTCGTCAGCCATCCGATCGGCCCCGTACTTGCGGTACTCGTCGAGCCCCCACTGTTTGTCCTCGGGCGTGAACCCGGTGTGGTAGTCGTAGAAGCACTGGATGAACTGCTCACCACCCTCGTGTGTGATGTTCTCCTCGCTCGCGTCCCACAGGTGCAGGTGCGAGTCGATGACGAATATCTCCTCTCCCTCGTCTGTCACGTACATCTGTGATGTGTTACCACGGCTGACAGATAATAAACACCATAGTCGATTATGTGATACTTTGTATGTTCTTGTAACGATAGGAATTTTTATAAGTTCGGTGTGGTAGCAGTAACCACATGCGAGCAGCCAGACTCCACTCGTACACCGACGATATGGCGAACGCGCTCACCATCGACGACGTCGACCGGCCGACCGTCGAGGCGTCCGACGACGTCATCGTCGAGGTCGAGGGCGCGGGATGGTGCCAGACGGACAACCACATTATCGAGGGAATGTGGACCGACTACGTCCCGCAGGAACTCCCGCTCACACTCGGTCACGAGAACGCCGGCACCGTCGTCGAAGTCGGATCGGAGGTACAGACCGTCGGTGTGGGCGATAGCGTCATCTGCCATCCCGTGATGACGTGTGGCACCTGCCGGCCGTGTCGACAGGGCGAGGACATGTACTGCGAGAACGTCCGCTTCCCGGGCCTCACGCACGACGGCGGCTTCGCGGAGTTCCTCCACACGAACGAGCGAGCGGTCATCCCCCTCCCTAGCGATGTGGACACGACCGACATCGCGCCCCACGCCGACGCCGGCATCACCGCCTACCACGCGACCAAGAAGGCCGTCCGGGAACTGAACCCCGGCGACACCGCGGTGGTCATCGGCGTCGGCGGTCTCGGCCACATCGGCCTCCAGTGTCTCGACGCGATGAGCGCCGCCGACATCGTCGCCCTCGACCTGAAGGAGTCGGCCCGCCACCTCGCGATGGATCTGGGCGCCCACCACACCGTCGACCCCGGAACCGAGGACGTCGCGAGCGTCATCGCGGACCTCACCGACGACGTGGGCGCACAGCAAGTCCTTGACTTCGTCGGCGCCGACCAGACGACAGCGCTCGCGCCCGACATCGTCGCCGCTGGTGGCGACCACCACGTCATCGGCTACGGCGGGCACGTCCACCAACCGTCGCAGTCGCTCGTCGACGGCGAGTTCAGTTACAAGGGTACGCTCGTCGGGCGCTACACAGAACTGCAGGAACTCGTCGCTCTCGTCGACCGCGGCGAGGTCGAACTACGGACGAGTCGGTACGACCTCGCAGACATCAACACGGTCGCCGAGCGCCTCGAACACGGTGAAATCGAGGGGCGTGCGGTCATCACGCCGTAGTCTTTCGCCACTCTCAGCGCCGTCGCGGTCCCCTTGCCGCCGCCGCAATCACTTCGGTACTCGCGTGTGAGCCACGTCTATGAGCGACGCCGACGCCGAGACGAGCGAGACAGCCGTGGACCCGATGGGCGACGTGCGGCGCGTCCTCGGACCGGACGGCGCAGTCGTCGGTGACGTGCCCGACCTGTCCGACGAGCGCCTACTCACCATCTACCGCGATATGGTGACCGCACGCCGTTTCGACGAGCGAGCGGTCAGCCTCCAGCGACAGGGGCGCATCGGCACGTACTCCGCCATCGAGGGACAGGAGGCCAGTTCCGTCGCCGCAACCCACGCCCTGCGCGATGACGACCCCGTCTTCTACCAGTACCGCGAACACGGCGCGGTCATCGCCCGCGGCTTCCCTGCGGAGTACCTCGCCTACTGGATGGGCCACGAGTCGGGCACGGCGGGCCTCGCCGACATCGACGTGTTCCCACTGAACATCGGCATCGCTGCGCACCTCCCGCACGCCGTCGGCGCGGCGATGGCGTTCGACTACCGCGACGAAGACCGGATCACGTGCGCCCACTTCGGGGACGGGGCCACCTCGGAGGGCGACTTCCACGAGGCGCTCAACTTCGCCGGGGTGTTCGACACGCCGAGCGTGTTCGTCTGTCACAACAACCAGTGGGCCATCTCCATCCCGCGCGAGGATCAGACCGCGAGTCCGACGCTCGCGCAGAAGGCCGAGGCGTACGGCTTCGAGGGCGTCCGCGTCGACGGAATGGACCCGCTGGCGGTGTACGCTGCAGTCGAGGAGGCCGCCCAGCAGGCCCGCAACGGCACCGACGACAGCCTCCGCCCCACACTCATCGAGACGGTCGAGTACCGCTTCGGCGCGCACACGACCGCCGACGACCCGAGCGCCTACCGCGACGACGCTGACGGCGACCCGTGGCGGGCGTGGGACCCGCTTCCGCGAATGGAGGCGTTCCTCCGGAAACAGGGACTCGCGGACGACGACCGCATCGAGGCAATTCGCGAGGAGGCGAACGACCGCGTCGCCGCCGTCATCGACGAGGCGGAACGCTTCGAGGGTGACCCCGCCGATATGTTCGCGGACGTGTACGCCGAGACGCCCGCGGAACTGGAGCGCCAACGGGAGTCGTTGCTCGCGGCAGTCGAGCGACACGGGAAGGACGCGTTCTTGCGCGAGGAGTAGCGGCGCTTGCGAGTGGAGGACCGCTGACTGCTCGCCCGCCTACCGCTCTGCCAACAGCGTCTCGGCGGCGACGCGCCCGCTCTCCATCGCGCCCTGAATTGACGACCACTCAGTGTAGTCGCCCGCGAGGTACACCGCTCCAGCGGGGTCGGCCGCGTCGGGGAGCGTCTCGTGGACGCCCGGCGGTTGCGCGAACTGCGCGAACTCGATTCGGTCGGTGTGGATCGGTTCGAGGCCGCCGAAACTGCGTTCGGGATACCACGATTCGAGCGCCGCCTGCGCGTCGCTCGCGAGGTCGTCAGCGTCGCGGAATCGGGCGTCGTCGCCGAGGAACGTCGCACACAGCAACTGGTGGCCGTCGGGGGCGTACTCCGGCGCGACGTCGGTCAGCGGGACGACCACGTTCGGCGATTGGTCGTCGGCGTTGAGCAGGATCTTCTTGCCCGTCTCGACGGGCGTCGCGTCCGGCAGGCGGTAGTACTGGGTCGTCGAGGGAACCCCGTCGGTCGGGATCGCGTCGACCCCCGTGAGGTCGCGGGCTGCCTTCGGGTCGGTGGCGACGATGGCGGCGTCGGCCTCGACCGCCCGGTCGGTCGTCTCGACGGTGACGCCGTCGCCCGCAGGGTCGACGCCCTCGACGCCCTCGCCCGTGACGACGGTCGCGCCCGCGGCCTCGGCGCTGGCGCGAAGTTGCTCGGATATCGCGCCCATCCCGCCTGCAGGCACACCGATCTGGCCGTTCGAGAGCGCGCGGAAGGTGTACGCGAAGACGTGTTTCGACGTGGACAGCGAGCGGTCGAGCGTGATGCCGCCGTAGAAGGGGGCGACGAAGTTCTCGATGTACTTCCCAGAGAAGCCCCAGTCGCGGAGGTACTCGCGGATGCTGGTGTCGCTGCCGGAGAAGAACCACGACTCCGACCGCTGGGACAGGTCCTGGCGAAGCGCCAACGTGCGGAGTTTGTCCGTCGTCGTCACCCGACGGTTGAACACGGATTCCACGAGCGCACGCGGGTCACGAAGCGGGTCCGAGAGAACGCTCCGCGTCCCCTCGTCGCCCGAGCAGATGACCGCGCCGGGGCGAAAGCGCCGCAGGTCGAGTTCACCCACGTCGAGTTCCCGCTTGACGGCGGGGTAACCCGTGAACAACACCTGAAATCCCCGGTCGAGGGTGAATCCGTCGCGCTCGCGCGAGCGGACGCGACCACCGACCTCGGGTCGACGCTCGTAGACGGTGACGTCCGCGCCCGCGTCTGCGAGGTGGCGGGCGGCGACGAGACCCGCCAGTCCCGCGCCCGCGACGACGACGTTCGGCGTATCCGACATACCCGCGCTTGGGACGGGTGACACAAAGGCGTACCCGGTCGCGTCTTGCGACCCCATCGACCGGAACCAGCACATCCTTGCGCCGCCGGTTCCAACGGGAGACGAATGCAGACGACGGACGCGTTCGACGGACTGGCGTGTACCGACTGCGGAGAGTCGTTCGGCGTCGACGAACACGGACGCTGCCCCGACTGCGGCGGGACGCTCTCGCCGCAGTACGATCTGGACGCGGTCGACGCCGAGGCGTTCGGCGGCGACGATGCCCCCGGACAGTACCGCTTCGGCGCGCTCTTGCCGTTCCCTGCGTCGACGGCGCTCACGGCCGGCGAGGGAGACACACCGCTCGTGCGAACCGACCGCCTCGCCGAGGAACTGGGCGTCGCCGCGGCGTACGTGAAAGACGAGGGGCGCAACCCGACAGGCACGTTCGTCGACCGCGGGATGAGCCTCGCCGTCACCGCCGCGGCCGACCGGGAGATGGAACCGCTGGCGTTGGCGGCCGCCGGCAACGCCGGGCAGTCGGCCGCCGCCTACGCCGGGCGGGCAGACCTGCGGTCGTACTCGTTTGTCCCCTCGCGGACAGCGTTCTCGAACAAGGCGATGGTAAACGTCCACGGCGGCGAGATGCGCGTCGTCGGCGGACGCTACGGCGACGCCGCCGCCGCGGTCGACGAGCAACTGGCTACCGACTACCACTCGTTGCAGGAGTTTACGACGCCGTACCGTCACGACGGCGCGAAGACGCTCGCGTACGAACTGCTCGACGCGACCGACGCAGCGGAGTCGACACTTCCCGACGCCGTCGTCGTTCCCGCGAGCACGGGCGAACTCGTCGTCGGCGTCGTCGAAGGTCTGCAAGACCTCGCCGAGTTGGGCCTCGCTGACGAGGTGCCCGACGTGTACGCCGTGCAGGCCGCCGGCTGTGCGCCCATCGCGACCGCTCACGAGTCGGGTGCGGACTCGGTCGAGGCGTGGGTCGGCCCCGACACCATCGTCGGCGAGGTGGAGATCGAGGACCCGGCGGGCGGCGACCTCGCGGTGTCGGCGCTGCGGGCGGTCGACGGCGACAGCCTCACCGTCGAGGACGACGACGCCCTCGAGAGCGCAGTGACGGTCGCACAGACGGAAGTCATCGAAGTCGGTGGCGCGGGCGGTGTTGCGCTCGCGGGCGCGTGGCGACTCGCGGAGGCCGACGCCTTCGGCGAGGACGACGAGGTCGTCGTCGTCAACCCCGACTCCGGGGTGAAGACACCTGACGTCCTCCGGAGCCACCTGATGGGCAAAGGGATCTGAGTCGGAGACTCGCCCGCCGGGTCCGGATTCCGACTGCAATTTGAGCCGGTGACTATATCCGTTAGACGAGTCTAATTCGTCCCGATCAGATGTTGAGCGACGTGATGGAGGACTACCTGAAGGCCATCTACGTGCTCCAGTCGGAGGACGGGCCGCCGGTGTCGACGTCGGCCATCGCCGAGCGAGTGGGGAAGACCCCGCCGACCGTGACGAGTATGCTCGACACGCTAGAGGAGCGTGGCCTCGTCGAACGCGAGAAGTACAAGGGCGCGGAGTTGACCGAAGAGGGTCGTACCGTGGCGCTCGAAGTCCTCCGACATCACCGACTGCTGGAGGCGTATCTCGCAGAGCACCTCGACTACTCGTGGAGCGAGGTCCACGAGGAGGCAGACGCCCTCGAACACCACATCAGCGAGGAGTTCGAGCGCCGCGTCGCGGCGGTGCTGGGCGACCCGAGCGTCGACCCGCACGGTGACCCGATCCCAAGTGCGGACCTGCAGCCACCGGCAGACGACGGGGCGCTGCCGCTCACAGAGTTCGAAGTGGGCGACCGCGTCGTCATCGCGCGGGTCAGCGACCGGGACGACGAGGAACTCGAGTACCTCGACCGCGCAGGTATCGTCCCCGGCCGAACCGTCACGGTGCGTGACGTCGCACCGTTCGGGATGGTGACGGTGGCGGTCGAACCGGACGGCGAGGGCGACGTGGCCGAACAGAGCCTCCCCGACTCCATCGCGGCGTCCGTGCGCGTCAGACCAGCGACGGGTGAGCGCAACACGACCACGAACGAGGGTGTCGGCGGGGCGTGACGGGGTTCTGGGAGATCGTCGTCGTCGCGGCGGTCGCACAGCTAGCGGTGCTGCCCGGCGAGAAGGTGCAGTTCATCATCGCCGGATTGTCGACGCGCTACCGGCCGGTGGTCGTCGTCGCGGCCGCGGGAACCGCGTTCGCCGGGTGGACGGCCCTGGAGATCACGTTCGGTGCGGCGCTGCAGTCGGCGGTGTCGGCGACCGTGCTCGACGCGTTCACCGCGGCGATGTTCATCGGGTTCGCGCTGGTGCTGTTGCGCTCGACTCCTGCTCCCGGCTCCGAGCCACACGTGGCCACCGACGGCGGCCAGGTGCTGTCGAGCGTCGACGGGTCGGTCGAACTGTTCGGCTACGAGATATCGGGCACCGTCGGGTCGTACCTCTCGATCCTCTCGATGATGGCCGCCGGCGAGTTCGGCGACAAGACGCAACTCATCACCATCGGACTGGCCGCGCAGTACGGTGCGACGCCCGCTATCTGGGTCGGCGAGATGGCCGCTATCATCCCGGTGAGCATCGCGAACGCGTACGTGTTCCACCGCTTCAGCCACCGCTTCGACGTGCGGAACGCGCACCTCTTTGGCGCGGCGTTGTTCGCCTTCTTCGGCCTCGACACGGTCCTATCGCTGGCGGTCGGGTTCTCCGTCTGGGAGACGGTCGTCGGGACCGTCTCACAGGCAGTGCTGTCGCTGGTGTAGCGGGCGCGGAACGCGGCGTTTAATGTCTGAGCCGTGTTGGCGACGACGTAGTGAGTACCATCGGTTCGCTGGTCGCGGGCGTCGTCTTCGGCCTCGCGCTGGCCGCACCGCCCGGTCCGATGAACGCGGTGATCGCAGAAGAGAGCGTCCTTCGCGGGTGGACCGCGGGCGTCCGTGCCGGCCTCGGGGCGGCCACCGCCGACGCGATCTTCTTCGTCCTCTCGCTGGTCGGCGTGGTCGGCTTCCTCGGTCGTGCGCCGGTCGTTCGCGGTGTGATGGTCGGCATTGGCGGCGTGCTGATGCTGTACTACGCGTACGGCGCCGCCCGCGAGATCCGTGGGTCGTTCCTCAGCGTCGACCCCGACATCGCAGACGAGGAGTCTGCCGGCTTCCGCAAGGCGCTGGCGCTGGCGCTGGCGAACCCGTACCAAGTGTTGTTCTGGCTGACCGTCGGCGTGGGACTGCTCGAACCCGGCCGCATCGACGTGTTCGCCGCCGCAGACGTGGCGGCGCTGACGGGGGAACTCGTCGTCGAGACGGGAAGCCCGACGCTCGTCGTCGGCTTCTTCGCTGGCATCGGCCTGTGGGTGACTGGCTTCCCGGGCGCACTCGTGGCCGCGCGGAGCCGCGTGGAGGCGCTCGCGCCGGTCGTCGCGGCGCTGTCTGCGCTGTTGCTCGGGGGGTTCGGCGTCGCGTTCCTGTTCGACGCCGCCCGGACGCTCGCGCCGGTCGTGTGACCACGGCGGGGCGGTCGCTCGGTGTGGGCTGACAGGCGACGACTCGCTCGAGAGCGACCTCCACCGCGCTCGACTCTGCACCCAACGCGTGCCGTCGCACACCCACGCTCGCGTCGGGACCGTAGTTATCGCATCGGCGTGGCTGAGTCGACATCTGATTTGAACGTTCGCACGAAGCGGAGACGGCGGAACGTGTCGGCGATCGGGGCGGAACACGACAACGCCTTTGTGTCCCGGTCGGAACCGGGCAGGTATGTTTGGGAAGTCGACGTGGATCAAACTCCCGCGGAACGTGCTCGTCGGGCACGGCGTCCTCGACGAGGCGGGCGAGGCCGTCTCGGAGTTGTCGCTGGCCGGGACGCCGCTGCTCGTCACCTCGCCGACGCCGAACGACCTCGCGGGCGACCGCTTACGCGCGCAGTTCGACGGCGCGGAGACCGTCACTGTCGACCGCGCGAGTTTCGAGGCGGTCGGCGAGATCGTCGCGGCCGCCGAGGCCGCCGAAGCGACGTTCCTCGTCGCGCTGGGGGGCGGCAAGCCCATCGACCTCGCGAAGATGGCTGCCGACGAACTGGGGCTGGGCTTCGTCTCGGTGCCGACCGCCGCCAGTCACGACGGCATCGTCTCCGGGCGCTCGTCTATCCCCGAGGGCGACACGCGCCACTCTGTCGCGGCCGACCCGCCACTTGCGGTCATCGCCGACACCGAGATTATGGCGAACGCGCCGTGGGACCTCACGACCGCTGGCTGTGCCGACATCATCTCCAACTACACCGCGGTCAAAGACTGGCGGCTGGCGCGCCGTCTGAAGAACGTCGAGTACAGTGAGTACGCGGGCGCGCTCTCGGAAATGACCGCCGAGATGCTCGTCGACAACGCCGACTCGATCAAACAGGGGTTAGAGGAGTCGTCGTGGGTGGTCTCGAAGGCACTCGTCTCCTCGGGCGTGGCGATGTCTATCGCAGGATCCTCGCGGCCCGCGTCCGGCGCGGAACACCTCTTCTCGCATCAGTTGGACCGCATCGCCGACTCGCCCGCGCTCCACGGACACCAGGTCGGCGTCGGATCGATACTGACGGAGTTCCTCCACACCGGCGAAAACGGGCAGTGGCGTGCGATCCGTGACGCCCTGAAGTCTATCGGTGCGCCGACGACCGCGGCCGAACTCGGCATCGACGACGAGACGGTCATCGAGGCGCTCACGACCGCCCACACCATCCGCGACCGCTACACCATCCTCGGCGACGGCGTCAAC harbors:
- a CDS encoding LysE family transporter, coding for MSTIGSLVAGVVFGLALAAPPGPMNAVIAEESVLRGWTAGVRAGLGAATADAIFFVLSLVGVVGFLGRAPVVRGVMVGIGGVLMLYYAYGAAREIRGSFLSVDPDIADEESAGFRKALALALANPYQVLFWLTVGVGLLEPGRIDVFAAADVAALTGELVVETGSPTLVVGFFAGIGLWVTGFPGALVAARSRVEALAPVVAALSALLLGGFGVAFLFDAARTLAPVV
- a CDS encoding TMEM165/GDT1 family protein — its product is MTGFWEIVVVAAVAQLAVLPGEKVQFIIAGLSTRYRPVVVVAAAGTAFAGWTALEITFGAALQSAVSATVLDAFTAAMFIGFALVLLRSTPAPGSEPHVATDGGQVLSSVDGSVELFGYEISGTVGSYLSILSMMAAGEFGDKTQLITIGLAAQYGATPAIWVGEMAAIIPVSIANAYVFHRFSHRFDVRNAHLFGAALFAFFGLDTVLSLAVGFSVWETVVGTVSQAVLSLV
- a CDS encoding metal-dependent transcriptional regulator → MLSDVMEDYLKAIYVLQSEDGPPVSTSAIAERVGKTPPTVTSMLDTLEERGLVEREKYKGAELTEEGRTVALEVLRHHRLLEAYLAEHLDYSWSEVHEEADALEHHISEEFERRVAAVLGDPSVDPHGDPIPSADLQPPADDGALPLTEFEVGDRVVIARVSDRDDEELEYLDRAGIVPGRTVTVRDVAPFGMVTVAVEPDGEGDVAEQSLPDSIAASVRVRPATGERNTTTNEGVGGA
- a CDS encoding NAD(P)-dependent glycerol-1-phosphate dehydrogenase, whose amino-acid sequence is MFGKSTWIKLPRNVLVGHGVLDEAGEAVSELSLAGTPLLVTSPTPNDLAGDRLRAQFDGAETVTVDRASFEAVGEIVAAAEAAEATFLVALGGGKPIDLAKMAADELGLGFVSVPTAASHDGIVSGRSSIPEGDTRHSVAADPPLAVIADTEIMANAPWDLTTAGCADIISNYTAVKDWRLARRLKNVEYSEYAGALSEMTAEMLVDNADSIKQGLEESSWVVSKALVSSGVAMSIAGSSRPASGAEHLFSHQLDRIADSPALHGHQVGVGSILTEFLHTGENGQWRAIRDALKSIGAPTTAAELGIDDETVIEALTTAHTIRDRYTILGDGVNEAAAMEVATFTGVI
- a CDS encoding threonine synthase gives rise to the protein MQTTDAFDGLACTDCGESFGVDEHGRCPDCGGTLSPQYDLDAVDAEAFGGDDAPGQYRFGALLPFPASTALTAGEGDTPLVRTDRLAEELGVAAAYVKDEGRNPTGTFVDRGMSLAVTAAADREMEPLALAAAGNAGQSAAAYAGRADLRSYSFVPSRTAFSNKAMVNVHGGEMRVVGGRYGDAAAAVDEQLATDYHSLQEFTTPYRHDGAKTLAYELLDATDAAESTLPDAVVVPASTGELVVGVVEGLQDLAELGLADEVPDVYAVQAAGCAPIATAHESGADSVEAWVGPDTIVGEVEIEDPAGGDLAVSALRAVDGDSLTVEDDDALESAVTVAQTEVIEVGGAGGVALAGAWRLAEADAFGEDDEVVVVNPDSGVKTPDVLRSHLMGKGI